The Bacteroidota bacterium genomic interval TGCTGCCGTGCCCAATAAATATCGGTTGCATCCTCAAAAACAATAGTCACCAACGACAAGCCAAAGCGGGAAAAACTCCTGATCTCTTTTAGACCTGAAATATTATTGTTTGCCTGTTCTATCGGAAAAGTAATGAGTCGTTCAATATCAGTAGCGCCAAATGAAGGAACTACTGTTATTACCTGCACCTGGTTATCCGTAATGTCCGGCACAGCATCAATAGGCAGCTTTGTGGCTTCATAAACGCCAAACACAACAAGCGCAATTACAAAAAGCCCGACAATGAGTTTGTTTTGAATAGAAAATCGGATGATCTTATTTAACATTCTGAATTAATTTTTACCCGGTAATGTGAATCAGGAAAACCCAAATACAATATATATCGGAGAAGTCCGAAAATCAAAATTGAAATTACGCAGATTTTGGCGGCTGCCAAATGGAGGAAAGATACGCGGTGGATAAAAATTGTTCAATATAAATTGACCAGGCTTTGTTGGGAGTGTATATCAATTTTGTAGAGGGATTCTCGAAACCTGAAGGTATAAATGCCAGTGTACTTGCGTTAACACAACTCTCGTGCGATTTGAAAGGTAATTTCATGTCCTTCTCTCTGTCCCCATCATGATTGTCGCTTTGTGCGTAATGCATCGCCAAAAACTGCCAAAATGAGATATCATTATCTTTTCCCTTGTGCTCTGCAAAATGCTGTACCAGTATAGGCAATTTTGTTAACTGATTGAGCTCGGTAATCGAAACAAAATAAACAGATAATAATGCTATGATGAGAAACTTCTTCATTGATACAAATATACCAAATATCGCAATTCAATGCCGTTCAATGAATTATGATTAATACCGAGATCATAGATGATTTTCTTAGAGACTGTTTAAATTTCATATAAAATAAATGTTATGTCGCCCCGATGGGGCTTCGAATCATTGGGTTTTAATTTTCTACCAAGATTTCGCTCCTAACGGAGCTATTAAAATCCTGTAGGGATGGAATCTTGGTAGAAACATATAACATTTCAAATAGATAAATTTTAAACAGTTTCTTAATCTTATGCGTTAAATTTATTATGATTGAGTTTCAGGCTTAAGCCCGATCAATAATACCTTTAAAAATTGTTAGTTTTGACTTTTGAGAAAAGATTAATAGAAATATTATGTCAGTTAAAAAAATCAGTATATGCCTTTTGTAAAAGTCTATATTCATTTTGTGTGGAGCACCAAAAACAGGACACCCTTTCTTTCGACAAAGAATGTAAGACAACAGGTTTGGCAGCACATAAGAGAAAATGCAAAGAAGAAAAATATTATATAGATTTCATTATTCTTACTTTGGAAGCAAGGGCATAGTATCGGAATTTCTCAACAAAAAACGCGGCTTATCTACCCGGGTTATAAAAGCGCTTCATAAAGGACTCGGCTTGCCGTATGAGGTGTTGCTTTCCTGAGTTTTATCTTTTAGTATTACAGGTCGAGACGAATGTCCCGACCAACGGGTCTTTACGTTGTGTGCGATGTTTCGGCGTTTCTCTTGCTGTTCTATGGCTTGCAGAATTTCCATTCGTGAATGTTAGGGAATTAGAAATCCAGTTTAAGTGTACGCTGGAAGATGCTTTAAAAAAATTCTCTGATATAAAATAAAGAGATGTTGTGGTTTCAAATTCTTTAACATCATCCATATTGAACAGAAAATAAAAGATGGGTAAACAGCCCGGTATGAAAAAATCAGTGTTAAACTGAAAAAAGAACAGAGCTGCTACCCACATTTTTAAAATCTTTTTATGACTATTATGAAAATATTACCTCCTTTCTTCTTTCCTGACTACCTAAAAAGCCCTTTTGACGAATATCATAGAAATCGGCTAAAAGCGGTAATATTTTTGTTGCATTTTAGGGGCATCGGCACTTGCTTGAGGTTACCTGGTTATAATATTTATAGCTAATGAAATAATACAAAAGAAATCTAAAAAATATAATCTTTAAATAAAAAAATATCATGACAGAATTTAACGACCGTATAGAAGGCGAAATCAAAACGCACGAAAAAGAAATGATGAGAAAAGCAGTCATCCTAAAATATGGCAGCAAAGATCTGATTGAGCGCATTCACTATGTGATGTCAACGTATGAGAAAGACCATTGGTCTGAAGAGGAAATGTTTGAAAGGCTTACCGAGCTTGGGCTGAATGGAACAGACAGCATAAATGACGTTAAGAATGTGTTCAGTAATCCTTCTTATTCAAAATAAAAATGTAATTAAGGTCAAACATAAAAACTGATCTATCTCATATCTTCCTTTGACATAGATCACTTGTTAGTAACTGGTATAGGAGTTTATTTGTAAAAAGCAAAAAAATAAACACAAACTCAAACGTAAAAAGCAAAGGATTGAATCACAAACAATTCTATAAAGAATTTGGTCATCTATTGTATGCAATAGCCAGTTCAGATGGTAAAGTCCGCAGAAAAGAAGTTGAAGCATTGCGCGAATTTGTATTAAAGGAGCTTACTCCTTTTGAGCTTACCTCAGATTCATCGGGTATGAATCAGGCATTTTATACTCAGTTTGAGTTTGATGACATGGCTGATAAACATATACCTGCATCGGAAGTATTTATGTCTTTTGTGCAATATCTGAAAAGCAATGCTCCGCTAATTAACGAACAATTGAAAAATTCAATTATAAAAGCTGTGGAAAAAGTTGCCCATGCCTATAAAAAAACAAATAAGCTGGAGCAGGAGATGGTAGATAAACTTAAAGAAGAAATTGAAGTATTGTAAAGTGCTAAATTTTAACAAAAATCTAATAGTAATTTCCCAAGATGATTGAAATCAATGACGAAAATGTTTTAGTATTTACCCTTCGTGTAATACTTGGGCTGCTTTTCTTCTTCCAGGGATATGATAAAGTATTTAAGGTTAAAATTCCCGGTGTAATAACATTCTTTAGAAGCGAATTAGGGAGCATTAATGTACCCGACCTGGTTCTGAAACTTTCGACTTATTATACTTCATACATTGAGTTTTTATGTGGAGCCTTACTCATAGTCGGGCTATTCACCAAGTATGCATTATATCTGCTTGGGCTTGATCTTATTCTTGTAGTTGGGGCGTTCAGTTTGATTAAGCCAATGTGGGATATGCAACTCCTGTTCCCGAGATTGATGTTATTAAGTATTCTTCTTTATCTTCCTGAAGAGTGGAACCTGATTTCAGCAGACCATATATTAAATTATTTTTTTCATATATCCACATAACAACATGAGAACAATACTTGTCCCCACCGATTTTTCTGAGTGCTCTGCCGATGCAGTAAAATATGCCATCCATTTTGCTGAAAAAACCGGAAGGAAGTTGCTGTTTTTTCATTCCACCTTTCTGCTCATCCCTACCAGGAGTTCGAATACAGCACACTTAAATGCGGTGAAATCCGATAAACAAACGAAGTTGAAAATGTTGACTGGTTTTATTGAAAAAATTTATCGTTCGCTTAATATTAAAAGAGATGAGAATAATACACGATTTCTTGTAAAATTCGGAAATTCCGTTGTAGAAAATATCTCCGAAGTTATTGATGAACAATTTATTGATTTAATAATCATCGGTACACATGGAGCTACCGGCTTTAGGAAAGTTTTTGTCGGAAGTAACACGGCAAACGTAATTGAAGAATCCTATTGCCCGGTTCTTGCCATTCCGCATAAGTATAAGTTCAATGGCATTAAAACAATTGCGTACGCTTCCTCTGATTTGGATAACCTGAAAAAAGAATTAAAAAAAATTATTCCTGTAGCGAAAAAACTGGAGACTTCGTTGGAAGTATTTCATATTACAGCTGGTGCTGAATCGTTGATTGAAAAACATGAAAAATTCAATTCGGAAGTGTTTATGAAATCTCTTTCACGCCTTTTCAAATTTCATAATATGAGCTTGTATGTGATTAATGGCGGGAAAAATATTCTGATTGATGCGATCGGAAATTTTGTAAAACACAACAAGCCTGATATACTTACGATGCTGACACATAAGAGAGGGTTCTTCGAAAAAATATTTAATACGAGTCAAACGAAAGAAATCTCTTATAAATTGAGTGTTCCACTAATGGTGTTAAAATAAAAAAACAAAAATAACGATGGAAATAATCATAGACAAAAGCAAGAAAATAAATACAATACAAAAGGAATTTCAAAAGCGATTCCCTTTTTTGAAAATTGAATTTTACAAACAAGCTCATTCTCAGGGGGAGGGTTCGTCAAAGAAAAATACGCTGAACAATGAACTGACTATTGGTGAAGTGCAGAAAAAACACACATCCGGAACAGTTAAAATAACCGGACTGATGAAGGTTTCAGAACTTGAAAGTGCATTTACAAAAACCTTCGGTTTGTCAGTTCAGGTTTTTCGCAAATCGGGGAATGTATGGCTTCAAACCACCATAACCGACAATTGGACACTTGCAGAGCAAAATCAAAGAGCGAGTGAAAAAGTGGCCACTGCTGAAGAAAATATAATTAGTTCAATGGATCGCCAGGAATTGGAATAATAATCTTTAAAAAAGCACCGATGAAAGCAATACTTGTACCAACTGATTTTTCTACAAATGCGAACAACGCATTAAAATATGCCAACGCATTTGCACAAGCTGCAAAAAATAAATTAGTATTACTGAATGTTTATAAACCCATAGTAGGGAAGTATAATATTATACCCGGAATAATTGCAGAAGAAACTGCGACAGCAAAAAAGGAAAGTAAAAAGAAGCTAAAAGCTTTATGCAACAAATATGTAAAAGCATCTTGTGCCGAGTTGGTTGAAGTGGGCGATCCAACAGATGAAATCATGGAAGCAGCTCAAAAAAACAAATCCAGCCTGATTATTATGGGAACACATGGCGCAAGTGGTTTAACAGGAATGCTATTTGGAGGAAAAACTTCCGCTGTAATTTCTAAATCTAATATCCCGGTGCTTGCCATTCCGCAACGTTACCGTTTCAGGAAAATAAAAACCATTGTTTATGCTTCTGATCTTAAAAATGCGGTAAATGAATTGAAACACCTCATTTCAATAGCTAAATCTCTAAATGCAACAATAGAAATTCTAAATCTTGATTATGGTTGGGGTGATAATGCAGAGAAAAAGAAGTTACTTGAAAGAAAAATTAAATCAATGGGCTATAAAAAAATAAAACTTGTTGAACAAAAAGCAAGCATTGAGGAAACCGTGTTAGAACAAATCAAAAAATACCTTCAAAAAAGCAAACCTGAAATTTTGGCCATGTTCCCTGAAGAGAAGGGGTGGTTTGATAAAATTTTTATCAGCAGCAAAACCGAAGAGCTTGCCTACCATGTAAAAATTCCTTTGCTTTCAATTAGAAAATCCATTGTTAAACCAAAATAATCGTATAAAACTTAAAATACCATGAGAATTTTAATTCCGACCGATTTTTCAAAACTGTCAAAAGTGGCAGTTCAATATGCCGTTAAAATGTCAAAAAAACTTAGTGCAGAACTCGTCCTTCTGCATGTGGTCTATATTGATGCCCCACCTCGTGCTGCTGTTGCTGTAAAAATTAAAAGCATAGAAGATGCGATGGTTGATAATGCGACACAAGATTGTATCCAGCTTATTAATGAAATTAAATCAGAGAATAAGGGAAAACTAAACGTATCATACAAAATTATAAAAGGATATCCTGTTGAAGACGTAGTTGGAAATTTTGCTCATCATAATGATATTTCACTCATCATTATGGGAACCAAAGGTGCAACCGGGTTGAAAAAGGTACTGATGGGCAGCAATGCAACGGCAGTAATAAACAACAGCGATATTCCCGTAATTACTGTACCTGAGTTTGCAAGGTTTAAGAACCTTAAACACATTGTTTATGCTACTGATTTGACAAACCTAAATGCTGAAATGAAGGTGCTTGTTCCGTTGGCAAAGTTGTTTGATGCTACTGTTCATATTTCTCACATTCTTTCACCAAAATCAAAAAAGAAGGTTGATACAAAAAAAATCATTGCTGATATAATCAGGAAAATGAGTTATCCTAAAATCACTTTCCACATTTTGATGAATGACGATATTACAGAAGGAATAGAAGAATACATTGCCGATACAAAAGCCGATATGCTGGCCATGTTCACACATAATCTTACATTCTTTGAAAGACTTTTTGGTAAGAGCGTTACCCGCCAAATGGCATTTCAAGGCTGGGTTCCATTATTGACTATTAAAAAATAGAGTGTATGAATAGCTATGTTACAGCAATATTAATTTTCGCAGCAATTGGCATTGCCAATACAATTTATCTATCATGGTGCTGCATTACACAAAGAGACGT includes:
- a CDS encoding DoxX family protein, whose product is MIEINDENVLVFTLRVILGLLFFFQGYDKVFKVKIPGVITFFRSELGSINVPDLVLKLSTYYTSYIEFLCGALLIVGLFTKYALYLLGLDLILVVGAFSLIKPMWDMQLLFPRLMLLSILLYLPEEWNLISADHILNYFFHIST
- a CDS encoding universal stress protein — translated: MRTILVPTDFSECSADAVKYAIHFAEKTGRKLLFFHSTFLLIPTRSSNTAHLNAVKSDKQTKLKMLTGFIEKIYRSLNIKRDENNTRFLVKFGNSVVENISEVIDEQFIDLIIIGTHGATGFRKVFVGSNTANVIEESYCPVLAIPHKYKFNGIKTIAYASSDLDNLKKELKKIIPVAKKLETSLEVFHITAGAESLIEKHEKFNSEVFMKSLSRLFKFHNMSLYVINGGKNILIDAIGNFVKHNKPDILTMLTHKRGFFEKIFNTSQTKEISYKLSVPLMVLK
- a CDS encoding universal stress protein, with the protein product MKAILVPTDFSTNANNALKYANAFAQAAKNKLVLLNVYKPIVGKYNIIPGIIAEETATAKKESKKKLKALCNKYVKASCAELVEVGDPTDEIMEAAQKNKSSLIIMGTHGASGLTGMLFGGKTSAVISKSNIPVLAIPQRYRFRKIKTIVYASDLKNAVNELKHLISIAKSLNATIEILNLDYGWGDNAEKKKLLERKIKSMGYKKIKLVEQKASIEETVLEQIKKYLQKSKPEILAMFPEEKGWFDKIFISSKTEELAYHVKIPLLSIRKSIVKPK
- a CDS encoding universal stress protein is translated as MRILIPTDFSKLSKVAVQYAVKMSKKLSAELVLLHVVYIDAPPRAAVAVKIKSIEDAMVDNATQDCIQLINEIKSENKGKLNVSYKIIKGYPVEDVVGNFAHHNDISLIIMGTKGATGLKKVLMGSNATAVINNSDIPVITVPEFARFKNLKHIVYATDLTNLNAEMKVLVPLAKLFDATVHISHILSPKSKKKVDTKKIIADIIRKMSYPKITFHILMNDDITEGIEEYIADTKADMLAMFTHNLTFFERLFGKSVTRQMAFQGWVPLLTIKK